In one window of Henckelia pumila isolate YLH828 chromosome 1, ASM3356847v2, whole genome shotgun sequence DNA:
- the LOC140874222 gene encoding uncharacterized protein: MELRSGKAVGVQEPAIEEKKIMEEVEEQQCEPELKPMYKPPLSYPQRFKKKVLDEQFAKFLDIFKKLQINIPLADALMQMPNYDKFLREVMSKTRKSLGLGEVKPTTIALQLADKSIKYPRGIIEDVLEDGNMPLILGRPFLATAEAKIDVKKGVLTMGVEGEKVTFNVFKEAEKPSTEKVFLVEQPKKMECCCKVVSAVKLPREINPKLVKMKKKKK, translated from the exons ATGGAATTGAGAAGTGGGAAAGcagttggagtccaagaacctgctattgaagagaagaaaattATGGAAGAAGTTGAGGAGCAACAGTGTGAACCTGAGctaaaaccgatgtacaagccgccACTTTCATACCCgcagagattcaagaagaagGTGTTGGACGAACAGTTTGCCAAGTTTCTTGATAtcttcaagaaacttcaaatcaatattCCATTAGCCGATGCTCTGatgcaaatgccgaattatgatAAATTCTTGAGGGAGGTGATGTCTAAGACGCGGAA AAGTCTAGGACTTGGGGAGGTGAAGCCCACGACAATCGCATTGCAGCTCGCCGATAAATCTATCAAATATCCGCGTGGAATAATTgaggatgttctg GAAGATGGAAATATGCCTTTAattttggggagaccattcttggctactgctgaagcCAAGATTGATGTTAAGAAAGGTGTGTTGACGATGGGTGTAGAAGGTGAGAAAGTCACTTTTAATGTGTTCAAGGAGGCTGAAAAACCATCCACGGAGAAGGTGTTCCTGGTTGAACAACCAAAGAAGATGGAATGTTGCTGCAAAGTTGTTAGTGCTGTAAAATTGCCAAGAGAGATTAATCCAAAGTTGgtgaagatgaagaaaaagaaaaagtga